The window TGGAAAAATTAGTAGAAATTTAATCTCGCTGGTTTCACAGATTGAGCAGATATAAAATATCATCTTGGAAGAATGATTTAAATATCCATCATCCTGTTTCTAAACTCCAGCTTTACACTAAACTGTTTTTGTCTGCGTAATTAAGTTTAAAGAAAATAAAAGTCATCATCGAAAAGGCAAGCAACGAACTTCCACCATAACTAAAATATGGCAACGGAATTCCTACGGTCGGAAATAGCCCCATAACCATGCCTAAATTAATAGAAAAGTGCATCAACAGAATGGAAGCAAAGCAATACCCAAAAACTCGGTTAAATACTGATTTCTGTTTTTCTGAGAGATAATAAATCCGTCCGATGAAAATCATGTAGGCAAAAACCAAAGCTGCGCTTCCTACAAACCCCCATTCTTCTCCCACAGTACAGAAAATATAATCGGTTTCCTGCTCGGGAACAAACTTACCTTGGGTTACGGAACCTTCACGAAATCCTTTACCCAACATTCCTCCAGAACCAATCGCTGTTTTTGAATACAATAAATTATATCCTGAAGTATCCCTAAATTCTCTTTCGCCTTTATACAAAACCTCCACACGCTCTTGCTGGTGTTTTGGTAGTTTTTCAAAAATAACAGGCGAAATAAATGATAATATCGCCAATAAAAGAACAATTCCGACTCCAGGTAAAAGAGTATATACGTTTTTACGAAGAAAGGCTGCATTAAATAAAAACCATAATAAACCAATGAAAATGATAAATAAGGTAAAATACCACAAACTCCATTGCAGAGGATCATTAAGATAATTGGCAATTAAAAAAACCGCAGCAAAAAGACCACCTACTACAAAGAGTTTTCCAGACAATCCTTCTCTGTATAATGCGATAAAAAATGCAGTAAATACGAGCAAAGAACCTACATCAGGAATTGACAGTACCACGACCGCCGGAATTCCTATGATTGCCATTACAGTTATTAATGATTTTGTATTTTTAAGATCAAATTCCGCTCCTGAAACATAGTTTGCCAACATTAAAGCCGTGCCAATTTTTGAGAATTCTACAGGCTGCATGGTAAAACTTCCGAATTTATACCAGTTTTTCTGTCCGAGAATCTCTGTTCCAAAAACATGAAGACCCGCAAGCATCAAAACTCCACCAATATAGATGATACCCGACATATTTTCGAAAAACTTACTTCTGCTGAAGAAAATAATCAAACCAACAAAAATTGAAATTCCGAAAAAAATCAGCTGTTTTTTGCCTAAACCTTCATCTACACTGTAAATATTGGCTATTGCAAATAAACAAAGCACAAAATACAACCCAAGACCTAATTTATCTATTCCTTCTGTCCACTTCATGGTTTACGGTTTTTTAGGTTTAATTGTTTTTGCGTTTTGCAGCTTTGCTTTTGCTTTTTTCACAAGATTTAAGCTGTCCTGTATTTTTTTAAGTCTTATAGAATCCGGTTTTGGTTCTTTATACAAACCTTTTCTTTTCAGATCAACAATCCATTGTCGTTTGTATTCAGGCATAAAGCTTGAAGTGATCATTTTTTTGTAAAGATGTTCTCTTTTTATATCACCCGTAATATATTTTTCGGCAATGATTGTACAAGCGGGTCCGGCCCAAGTACCTCCAAAACCACCATGTTCCATTACACCCACAACAACGATTTTCGGTTTTTCTGCCGGAGCTATCAACACAAAAATAGCATTATCTTTTCCTTGCGGTACTTGCGCAGTACCTGTTTTTGCCAACTGAGTAAAGTCATTCGATTTTAAACTTCTCGCAGTACCTCGAAGAACTACTGCTTCCATTCCTTTCAGAACAGGACCAAAATGTTTGGGATCTACTAAAGTCTGATGCTTCACTTTAAATCTAGGATCCGGATTTGGCCTTCCATCAATAAGCTTAACAATATGTGGCGTATAGTACCAACCTCTATTAGCAATAGCAGAAACATAATTAGCAAGCTGTAAAGGAGTTACCATTACATCACCCTGTCCCATTCCGTTATAAATTGCTCCGGTTGACATTTCGTCCCAATTCTTATAATCTTGTCTGGTAGAACCGTTTGCTTTAATAATGGCTTTAAATCTTCTTTCGTAAAAATCTCCAGAAGGAATTCTTCCTTTTGCACCTACCGCAAAATCATTATTCAAAAATTCTCCTACACCAAAGCTGCTCATGATTTTTTTCCATTCATCAACACCTTTTGACGGATTCCCCGGATATTTTTTAATGATAGCAATAAATGCGTAAGTAAAGAAACAGTTACTAGAAACCTGAATAGACGGGATCAAAGGGTCTGCTCCACCGTGACCTTTAATTCTTTTTCCTTTGTAAAAGAATCCACCTCCACACGGAAAAATTGTATTCTCATCCATCACGCCCATTTGCATCGCTGCTAAGGCAGTTAACAATTTAAAAGTAGAACCAGGAGGATAACCTGCCTGCAAAGCTCTATCGAATGTAGGTTTGTTTTCGTAAATAGTATCTTTTGAAAGTGCGTATAAATTTTTAGACTTATTCGGTCCGGTAAAAAGGTTTGGATCAATATCCGGCCCGGTTGCAGAGACCAAAACCTCCCCATTATTGGGATCTATCGCAACGATAGCGCCATGCTTGTTCACCAACATTTCTTCTGCTAGCTTTTGCAAGTCATAATCGATGGTCAGTGTAATATCTTTTCCAGTTATAACATCTCTATCTAAAGTTCCATTTTTGTAGGGCCCAACATTTCTGAGTTTAATATCTTTTTGAATATATTTAATACCCTTTACACCACGAAGCTCTTTTTCATAAGACTTTTCAACACCGGTTTTACCGATGAGGTCACCCGGAAGATAATAAGTAGAATCTTTTTTAATTTCCCTATCGTTTACTTCACTGGTATATCCCAAAAGGTTTCCGGAAGTAGAAACTTCGTACTGTCTTTGAGGACGCTGAACAATACTGAAAGCCGGATATTTGAATATAATCTCCTGAACTCTTGCTATTTCTTCTCTGCTCAGATCTTTAATAAAAGTCATCGGTGTGAGTTTAGAATAGTATTTTTCAGCTTTAATTAAATTAACTCTTTTAATGAAATCTCTTTTGTCAATTTTCATTAAATTACAGAAAGCCAACGTATCAAAATCAGGTTTCATTAAAGCTTGAGTAAAAGAAATTTCATAGGCAGGCTGGTTTCCCACCATGATTTTCCCATTTCTGTCGAAAATAACTCCACGTTGCGGAATTACATATTCTGTTTTGATGGAAGTATTGGCTGCATTCAGTGCATAACGATCTGTAAACAGCTGTAAATAAGAAAGCCTTGCTACAAAAATAAGAGCAATGACAATGAGAATCGTTAAGATTTTTATATGGCGTGTATTCAAACTTTCTGTTTGATTTTAAAGATTAATGCGTAAACTATGATAAATATAAAGGAAATTACACTAGTTACCAACACATTAAATAAAATTTCAAAAATTCTGCTGAATTTAAAAAACTCAATATATTGCACCAAAAGCTGATGTAGAGAGATACTTGAAAACAAAAACAATAAAAACTGCGTCCATTGCAAAGACTGAAATGAAAAGAAATCTGTAGATGTATCTGTAGACGTACGGAAAATCAATGTACGGAAATAAGCAATCACTGTCGTAGCCAAAGCATTAATCCCCCATGTACCAAGAAAACCGTCTACGGCAAGCCCAATTAAAAAACTTAATGCTAAAAACTGAAACTTGTTTCTAAAAAAAGGATAAAACATCACAAAAACCGGATATAAAACCGGAGTGAATTTACCGAACAAGGTAATCCTGTTCAATACAAAAACCTGTAATGCAACTAGAAAAGCCATGATCAAAAGATCTGTAAATACGGTTCTGCTAATCATTTTCTTTTTTTATTACCGCCTGCAAAGTATCCTGAATTTTCTGAACCTCAGCTTTTTTAAGATTTTTAACAACGTAAACTTTGTTTAAAGCTCCCATTTTTTCACTTAATTCAACCGAAATATCCCAAAATCCTGTTTTATTATCTACGGTGTAACCCGCAATTTTACCAATCATAACCCCTTTAGGAAAAATCGCTGATTTTCCGTCGGTTTCTATTGTATCTCCAATTTTTAGGGAAACATATTTTGGAACATCTGCCAAATGCATCAGTCGGGAATTATCACCCTTCCACGTTAACGTTCCGAAATATCCTGAGTTTTTCAGCGCAGCATTAATCCTGATTTTATTTACACTCAAAACAGATTGTACCAAAGCATAACTGTCGGTAGAGTTAATCACAATTCCGGCAATCCCTTTTGGAGCCATTACGCCCATTTGAGGATAAACACCATCTCTTGTACCCCGATTGATTGTAAAGTAATTATTTCTTCTGTTGATGCTGTTGAAAACAATTTCGCCATCTACAAAAGTATAGATTTGCCCACCACCTAAAGTATCGTGTACTTTTCTGAATTGCGGATTTTCAGCGCCTTGTTTTCCATAAAGCTCAACCATTAAAGCCTTATTCTGAGAAACAAGATCTTCGTTGGTTTGTTTCAGTTTTAGATAAGAGACACCTTCGTCAATATAGCCTGAAACCCATGAATTAAAAGCCGCAGTCTGACCTGCAAGCCAAGATTGCTGCATCGCATTCTTAGAGAATATCAAAATGAGAGCAATAATTTGCAAGAAGATAAAGAATACAAAAAGAGCATTCTTCGAAAATAATCTCAGCAAAAATCCCATTTAGATAAAAAGTCGTAAAAAGTTAAAAAATTTATTTAATTAAGAAATTGAATTTATCCATATTCTTAAGGGCAATACCAGTTCCGCGAACAACAGCTCTTAAAGGATCTTCTGCCACGAAAACCGGAAGACCAGTCTTTTTATGCAATCTGTCTGCAAGCCCTCTCAATAAAGCACCACCACCTGCAAGATAAATACCTGTTTTGTAAATATCTGCAGCCAATTCCGGCGGCGTAAGAGAAAGAGTTTCCATTACAGAATCTTCAATTCTGATAATTGATTTATCCAAAGCACGAGCAATCTCTTTATACCCAACCATAATTTCTTTTGGCTTACCGGTAATAAGATCTCTTCCTTGTACTGGAATATCATCGATATCTACATCAAGATCTTCAACAGCCGAACCTACTTCAATTTTCACTCTCTCAGCAGTTCTTTCTCCGATGTATAAATTATGATGTGTTCTTAAGAAATAAGCAATATCATTAGTGAATACGTCACCTGCGATTTTTACAGATTTATCACAAACAATACCTCCTAAAGCAACAACTGCAATTTCTGTAGTACCTCCACCTATATCGATAATCATGTTACCTTCTGGTTTTTGAACGTCAATACCTACTCCTATTGCAGCAGCCATTGGTTCATAAATCAAGCGTACTTCTTTTGCGTTTACTTTCTGAGCAGAATCTCTTACCGCTCTTTTTTCAACTTCTGTAATTCCTGAAGGAATACAGATTACAATTCTTAAAGCAGGCTGAATAAATCTCCCTTTGATACCCGGAATTTTTTTGATAAATTCTTTAATCATGTGCTCTGAAGCATGGAAATCTGCAATAACTCCATCTTTCAAAGGACGGATTGTTTTTATATCTTCATGGGTTTTACCCTGCATATGTTTCGCCTGCTCTCCAACAGCAATCGGCTTTCCTGTAGAACGTTCTATTGCAACAATAGAAGGCTGATCTATAACAATTTTATTATTATGGATGATAAGCGTGTTGGCAGTTCCAAGGTCTATCGCTATTTCTTGCGTAAACATATCGAATAAACTCATAATTTTCTCCTTGATTTAAGTTTACAAAGATATAAATTATACTATACTAACGATTACAAAGTTTTATATAATTTGGTTAAAATTTTATTAAAATTAAAATTTTTTCTTAATTAATTCCTTTTATAAGCTGTAAGAAAAACAATAAAATCTTAGATAATTAATTTATAGCTTTTTACGATAATTATCATACAAACAATCAGAGAATCTTTAAGTAAAATTTGCTTAAATTTGCGACTGCTTA is drawn from Chryseobacterium muglaense and contains these coding sequences:
- the rodA gene encoding rod shape-determining protein RodA encodes the protein MKWTEGIDKLGLGLYFVLCLFAIANIYSVDEGLGKKQLIFFGISIFVGLIIFFSRSKFFENMSGIIYIGGVLMLAGLHVFGTEILGQKNWYKFGSFTMQPVEFSKIGTALMLANYVSGAEFDLKNTKSLITVMAIIGIPAVVVLSIPDVGSLLVFTAFFIALYREGLSGKLFVVGGLFAAVFLIANYLNDPLQWSLWYFTLFIIFIGLLWFLFNAAFLRKNVYTLLPGVGIVLLLAILSFISPVIFEKLPKHQQERVEVLYKGEREFRDTSGYNLLYSKTAIGSGGMLGKGFREGSVTQGKFVPEQETDYIFCTVGEEWGFVGSAALVFAYMIFIGRIYYLSEKQKSVFNRVFGYCFASILLMHFSINLGMVMGLFPTVGIPLPYFSYGGSSLLAFSMMTFIFFKLNYADKNSLV
- a CDS encoding penicillin-binding transpeptidase domain-containing protein → MNTRHIKILTILIVIALIFVARLSYLQLFTDRYALNAANTSIKTEYVIPQRGVIFDRNGKIMVGNQPAYEISFTQALMKPDFDTLAFCNLMKIDKRDFIKRVNLIKAEKYYSKLTPMTFIKDLSREEIARVQEIIFKYPAFSIVQRPQRQYEVSTSGNLLGYTSEVNDREIKKDSTYYLPGDLIGKTGVEKSYEKELRGVKGIKYIQKDIKLRNVGPYKNGTLDRDVITGKDITLTIDYDLQKLAEEMLVNKHGAIVAIDPNNGEVLVSATGPDIDPNLFTGPNKSKNLYALSKDTIYENKPTFDRALQAGYPPGSTFKLLTALAAMQMGVMDENTIFPCGGGFFYKGKRIKGHGGADPLIPSIQVSSNCFFTYAFIAIIKKYPGNPSKGVDEWKKIMSSFGVGEFLNNDFAVGAKGRIPSGDFYERRFKAIIKANGSTRQDYKNWDEMSTGAIYNGMGQGDVMVTPLQLANYVSAIANRGWYYTPHIVKLIDGRPNPDPRFKVKHQTLVDPKHFGPVLKGMEAVVLRGTARSLKSNDFTQLAKTGTAQVPQGKDNAIFVLIAPAEKPKIVVVGVMEHGGFGGTWAGPACTIIAEKYITGDIKREHLYKKMITSSFMPEYKRQWIVDLKRKGLYKEPKPDSIRLKKIQDSLNLVKKAKAKLQNAKTIKPKKP
- a CDS encoding rod shape-determining protein MreD, whose translation is MISRTVFTDLLIMAFLVALQVFVLNRITLFGKFTPVLYPVFVMFYPFFRNKFQFLALSFLIGLAVDGFLGTWGINALATTVIAYFRTLIFRTSTDTSTDFFSFQSLQWTQFLLFLFSSISLHQLLVQYIEFFKFSRIFEILFNVLVTSVISFIFIIVYALIFKIKQKV
- the mreC gene encoding rod shape-determining protein MreC yields the protein MGFLLRLFSKNALFVFFIFLQIIALILIFSKNAMQQSWLAGQTAAFNSWVSGYIDEGVSYLKLKQTNEDLVSQNKALMVELYGKQGAENPQFRKVHDTLGGGQIYTFVDGEIVFNSINRRNNYFTINRGTRDGVYPQMGVMAPKGIAGIVINSTDSYALVQSVLSVNKIRINAALKNSGYFGTLTWKGDNSRLMHLADVPKYVSLKIGDTIETDGKSAIFPKGVMIGKIAGYTVDNKTGFWDISVELSEKMGALNKVYVVKNLKKAEVQKIQDTLQAVIKKEND
- a CDS encoding rod shape-determining protein, which codes for MSLFDMFTQEIAIDLGTANTLIIHNNKIVIDQPSIVAIERSTGKPIAVGEQAKHMQGKTHEDIKTIRPLKDGVIADFHASEHMIKEFIKKIPGIKGRFIQPALRIVICIPSGITEVEKRAVRDSAQKVNAKEVRLIYEPMAAAIGVGIDVQKPEGNMIIDIGGGTTEIAVVALGGIVCDKSVKIAGDVFTNDIAYFLRTHHNLYIGERTAERVKIEVGSAVEDLDVDIDDIPVQGRDLITGKPKEIMVGYKEIARALDKSIIRIEDSVMETLSLTPPELAADIYKTGIYLAGGGALLRGLADRLHKKTGLPVFVAEDPLRAVVRGTGIALKNMDKFNFLIK